Proteins from a single region of Candidatus Palauibacter australiensis:
- the thyX gene encoding FAD-dependent thymidylate synthase produces the protein METTRRPTVPAAEEILGGYFPVLDHGFVALVDYMGSDADVEAAARVSYGAGTRRVSQTRGLVRYLRRHAHTTPSEMVEFKFHCSMPMFVARQWIRHRTASVNELSARYSLLPLLFYKPDHEQFAYQSRLNNQGRETDPAPDDLYRSAIDQWEKLRSKAAHAYDWLLSEDVARELARIDLPLSTYTQWYWKIDLHNLLHFLRLRVDSHAQWEIQEYGRVMAGMLQRVAPLSYEAWVDYEVLGARLSAAELEVLRSLLRADAGSESIHAEGVATKEDLRAAGLAPREIRELLDKLSPVERPDFTLDLSQMKSAEEMSEKMAQAVPEPTA, from the coding sequence ATGGAGACGACCAGGAGACCGACCGTCCCCGCGGCCGAGGAGATCCTCGGCGGGTATTTCCCCGTCCTGGATCACGGGTTCGTCGCGCTCGTCGACTACATGGGCTCGGACGCCGACGTGGAGGCGGCGGCTCGCGTCAGCTACGGGGCCGGCACGCGCCGCGTCAGCCAGACGCGCGGTCTCGTGCGGTATCTGCGGCGCCACGCGCACACGACGCCGAGCGAGATGGTCGAGTTCAAGTTCCACTGCTCCATGCCGATGTTCGTGGCGCGGCAGTGGATCCGACACCGCACGGCGTCCGTCAACGAACTCAGCGCCCGCTACAGCCTCCTGCCGCTGCTGTTCTACAAGCCGGACCACGAGCAGTTCGCCTATCAGAGCCGCCTGAACAACCAGGGCCGCGAGACGGATCCCGCCCCGGATGACCTGTACCGCAGCGCGATCGACCAGTGGGAGAAGCTGCGGAGCAAAGCGGCCCATGCCTACGACTGGCTGCTGTCCGAAGACGTCGCCCGGGAACTCGCGCGGATCGACCTCCCTCTCTCCACCTATACGCAGTGGTACTGGAAGATCGACCTGCACAACCTCCTGCACTTTCTTCGACTGCGGGTGGACTCGCACGCCCAGTGGGAAATCCAGGAGTACGGGCGGGTGATGGCGGGCATGCTGCAGCGGGTCGCGCCGCTCAGCTACGAGGCGTGGGTCGACTACGAGGTGCTGGGGGCGCGGCTGAGCGCGGCAGAACTCGAGGTGCTCCGAAGCCTGCTGCGGGCGGACGCCGGGTCGGAGTCGATCCACGCCGAGGGCGTCGCGACGAAGGAGGACCTCAGGGCGGCCGGCCTGGCGCCCCGGGAGATCCGCGAGCTGCTGGACAAGCTGTCTCCCGTCGAACGCCCCGACTTCACGCTCGATCTCTCGCAGATGAAGAGCGCGGAGGAGATGTCCGAAAAGATGGCGCAGGCGGTGCCGGAACCCACAGCCTGA